In the genome of Streptococcus mitis, one region contains:
- a CDS encoding amidophosphoribosyltransferase (Catalyzes first step of the de novo purine nucleotide biosynthetic pathway): MTYEVKSLNEECGVFGIWGHPDAAKLTYFGLHSLQHRGQEGAGILSNDQGKLKRHRDMGLLSEVFRNPANLDKLTGTGAIGHVRYATAGEAFVDNIQPFLFRFHDMQFGLAHNGNLTNAASLKKELEQRGAIFSATSDSEILAHLIRRSHNPSLMGKIKEALSLVKGGFAYILLFEDKLIAALDPNGFRPLSIGKMANGAVVVSSETCAFEVIGAEWIRDLKPGEIVIIDDKGIQYDSYTDDTQLAICSMEYIYFARPDSNIHGVNVHTARKRMGAQLAREFKHEADIVVGVPNSSLSAAMGFAEESGLPNEMGLIKNQYTQRTFIQPTQELREQGVRMKLSAVSGVVKDKRVVMIDDSIVRGTTSRRIVQLLKEAGATEVHVAIGSPALAYPCFYGIDIQTRQELIAANHTVEETRQIIGADSLTYLSVEGLIDSIGIETDAPNGGLCVAYFDGDYPTPLYDYEEDYRRSLEEKTSFYK; the protein is encoded by the coding sequence ATGACATACGAAGTAAAATCTCTTAATGAAGAATGTGGTGTTTTCGGTATCTGGGGACATCCAGATGCTGCTAAATTGACCTATTTTGGTCTCCATAGTCTTCAGCACCGTGGTCAGGAGGGGGCAGGAATCCTATCCAATGACCAAGGAAAACTAAAGCGCCATCGTGACATGGGACTTTTATCAGAAGTCTTCAGAAATCCTGCTAACTTAGATAAATTGACAGGAACTGGTGCAATTGGGCACGTGCGTTATGCGACTGCTGGCGAAGCTTTTGTAGATAACATCCAGCCCTTCCTCTTCCGTTTTCATGATATGCAGTTTGGTTTGGCTCATAATGGAAATCTGACCAATGCAGCCTCTCTCAAGAAAGAACTGGAACAAAGAGGAGCGATTTTCAGCGCGACTTCTGATTCAGAAATCTTGGCTCACCTCATTCGTCGTAGTCACAATCCTAGTCTGATGGGCAAAATCAAGGAGGCACTCAGCCTTGTCAAAGGTGGCTTTGCTTATATCTTGCTGTTTGAGGACAAGTTGATTGCGGCTCTTGATCCAAATGGTTTCCGTCCGCTTTCTATCGGGAAAATGGCTAATGGAGCGGTGGTTGTTTCCTCTGAAACTTGCGCTTTTGAAGTCATTGGTGCCGAGTGGATTCGTGATTTGAAGCCAGGTGAGATTGTGATCATTGATGACAAGGGCATCCAGTATGATAGCTATACAGATGATACTCAGTTAGCAATCTGTTCTATGGAGTATATCTATTTTGCCCGCCCTGATTCTAATATCCACGGTGTCAATGTCCATACGGCACGTAAGAGAATGGGGGCTCAACTAGCGCGTGAATTCAAGCATGAAGCAGATATTGTGGTCGGTGTCCCCAATTCCTCCCTCAGCGCAGCCATGGGTTTTGCGGAAGAATCTGGTTTGCCAAATGAAATGGGCCTTATCAAGAACCAATACACCCAACGTACCTTTATCCAGCCGACTCAAGAATTGCGAGAGCAAGGGGTGCGTATGAAACTCTCTGCTGTTTCTGGTGTTGTCAAAGACAAGCGTGTGGTTATGATTGATGACTCTATTGTACGTGGAACAACCTCTCGTCGTATTGTTCAGCTCTTGAAAGAAGCGGGTGCGACTGAGGTTCACGTTGCCATTGGTAGTCCAGCGCTAGCTTATCCATGTTTCTATGGGATTGATATCCAGACTCGTCAGGAACTGATTGCAGCCAATCATACGGTTGAAGAAACGCGCCAAATCATTGGAGCTGACAGCTTGACTTACCTTTCTGTTGAAGGTTTGATTGATTCGATTGGGATTGAAACAGATGCGCCAAATGGTGGTCTATGTGTCGCTTACTTTGACGGTGACTACCCAACACCTCTCTATGACTACGAAGAGGACTATCGTAGAAGTTTGGAAGAAAAGACTAGTTTTTACAAGTGA
- a CDS encoding phosphoribosylaminoimidazole synthetase gives MTNKNAYAQSGVDVEAGYEVVERIKKHVARTERAGVMGALGGFGGMFDLSKTGVKEPVLISGTDGIGTKLMLAIKYDKHDTIGQDCVAMCVNDIIAAGAEPLYFLDYVATGKNEPAKLEQVVAGVAEGCVQAGAALIGGETAEMPGMYGEDDYDLAGFAVGVAEKSQIIDGSKVAEGDVLLGLASSGIHSNGYSLVRRVFADYTGEEILPELEGKQLKEVLLEPTRIYVKAVLPLIKEGLVNGIAHITGGGFIENVPRMFAADLAAEIEEDKVPVLPIFKALEKYGEIKHKEMFEIFNMGVGLMLAVSPENVGRVKELLDEPVYEIGRIVKKENESVIIK, from the coding sequence ATGACAAATAAGAATGCGTACGCCCAGTCGGGCGTGGATGTTGAAGCGGGTTATGAAGTTGTTGAACGAATCAAAAAGCACGTGGCTCGTACGGAGCGTGCAGGTGTCATGGGAGCTCTTGGTGGTTTTGGTGGTATGTTTGACCTTTCAAAAACAGGTGTCAAAGAACCTGTCTTGATTTCAGGGACTGATGGTATCGGAACCAAGCTCATGTTGGCTATCAAGTATGACAAGCACGATACCATCGGTCAGGACTGTGTGGCCATGTGTGTCAATGATATCATCGCTGCAGGTGCCGAGCCCCTCTATTTCCTTGACTACGTCGCAACTGGCAAGAATGAACCAGCTAAACTAGAACAAGTAGTCGCTGGTGTTGCAGAAGGCTGTGTGCAGGCTGGTGCTGCCCTCATTGGTGGGGAAACGGCTGAAATGCCTGGCATGTACGGCGAAGATGACTATGACTTGGCTGGTTTTGCGGTCGGTGTGGCTGAAAAATCTCAAATCATTGACGGTTCAAAGGTGGCAGAAGGCGATGTTCTTCTCGGACTTGCTTCAAGTGGGATTCACTCAAATGGTTACTCTCTCGTCCGTCGTGTCTTTGCGGATTACACAGGTGAGGAAATCTTGCCAGAATTGGAAGGCAAGCAACTCAAGGAAGTTCTTCTTGAGCCGACTCGTATCTATGTTAAGGCTGTTTTGCCACTCATCAAGGAAGGCTTGGTAAATGGTATTGCCCACATCACAGGTGGTGGCTTTATCGAAAATGTTCCTCGTATGTTTGCTGCTGACCTAGCAGCTGAGATTGAGGAAGACAAGGTTCCAGTTTTACCGATTTTCAAAGCTCTTGAGAAATACGGTGAAATCAAACATAAAGAAATGTTTGAAATCTTCAATATGGGTGTGGGACTCATGTTGGCAGTTAGTCCTGAAAATGTAGGTCGTGTCAAGGAATTGTTGGATGAACCAGTCTATGAAATTGGTCGCATCGTCAAGAAAGAAAACGAAAGTGTCATCATCAAATGA
- a CDS encoding phosphoribosylglycinamide formyltransferase has product MKKIAVFTSGNGSNFQVIAEEFPVEFVFSDHRDAYVLERADKLGVLSYVFELKEFKSKADYEAALVELLEEHQIDLVCLAGYMKIVGPTLLAAYEGRIINIHPAYLPEFPGAHGIEDAWNAGVAESGVTIHWVDSGVDTGKVIKQVRVPRLADDTIESFETRIHEAEYKLYPEVVKALFTD; this is encoded by the coding sequence ATGAAAAAAATAGCGGTTTTTACCTCTGGTAATGGCTCAAATTTTCAGGTGATTGCCGAAGAATTTCCAGTAGAGTTTGTCTTTTCAGACCATCGTGATGCCTATGTGCTCGAACGTGCAGACAAACTCGGCGTTCTGTCCTATGTTTTTGAACTCAAGGAGTTTAAGAGCAAGGCAGACTACGAAGCAGCCCTTGTTGAGCTCTTGGAAGAACACCAGATTGACTTGGTTTGTCTAGCAGGATATATGAAAATCGTTGGGCCAACCTTATTGGCGGCTTATGAAGGTCGAATCATCAATATCCATCCAGCTTACCTGCCAGAATTTCCAGGAGCTCATGGGATTGAGGATGCTTGGAATGCTGGCGTTGCTGAGAGTGGCGTGACCATTCATTGGGTGGATTCAGGTGTGGATACAGGAAAGGTTATCAAACAAGTACGTGTACCGCGACTAGCTGATGATACGATTGAAAGTTTTGAAACTAGGATTCATGAGGCAGAGTACAAGTTGTATCCAGAAGTAGTGAAGGCTCTATTTACAGATTGA
- a CDS encoding teicoplanin resistance protein VanZ, protein MLESKKTTRYVFYVYLILLTWGILFKFETNPEFIAFFLAPRYINLIPFSEPLIVDGKIVFAEMLFNLISFIPLGVCFSLIKTNLSSLKIVGTGFLISLLFECLQYILAIGITDITDLTLNTLGVCVGLLIYQIFIRVFKSQTRKWVNILGMLSLGFAYLVLLLLHLIGV, encoded by the coding sequence ATGTTAGAATCTAAAAAAACAACTCGATATGTATTTTATGTCTATCTGATTTTATTAACTTGGGGAATCTTATTTAAGTTTGAAACCAATCCTGAATTTATAGCATTTTTCTTAGCCCCAAGGTACATCAATTTGATTCCATTTTCAGAACCACTAATAGTAGATGGAAAAATTGTTTTTGCTGAAATGTTATTTAATCTGATTTCCTTTATCCCATTAGGTGTTTGTTTCTCTCTGATAAAAACTAATTTATCTAGTTTAAAAATAGTCGGAACAGGTTTCTTGATTAGTCTATTGTTTGAGTGCTTACAGTATATTTTAGCAATAGGTATAACAGATATCACGGATTTGACTTTAAATACGCTAGGTGTTTGTGTAGGCTTACTGATTTATCAAATTTTTATAAGAGTGTTCAAATCACAGACTAGAAAATGGGTCAATATCTTAGGTATGCTTAGCCTTGGTTTTGCTTATCTTGTTTTACTGTTACTGCATTTAATTGGTGTTTAA
- a CDS encoding bifunctional phosphoribosylaminoimidazolecarboxamide formyltransferase/inosine monophosphate cyclohydrolase: protein MTKRALISVSDKAGIVELAQELKKLGWEIISTGGTKVVLDNTGVETIAIDDVTGFPEMMDGRVKTLHPNIHGGLLARRDLDSHLEAAKENQIELIDLVVVNLYPFKETILKPDVTYADAVENIDIGGPSMLRSAAKNHASVTVVVDPADYAVILDELSANGETTYETRQRLAAKVFRHTAAYDALIAEYFTAQVGESKPEKLTLTYNLKQAMRYGENPQQDADFYQKALPTDYSIASAKQLNGKELSFNNIRDADAAIRIIRDFKDRPTVVALKHMNPCGIGQADDIETAWDYAYESDPVSIFGGIVVLNREVDAATAEKMHGVFLEIIIAPSYTDEALAILTNKKKNLRILALPFDAQEASEVEAEYTGVVGGLLVQNQDVVKESPADWQVVTKRQPNETEATALEFAWKAIKYVKSNGIIVTNDHMTLGVGPGQTNRVASVRIAIDQAKDRLDGAVLASDAFFPFADNVEEIAKAGIKAIIQPGGSVRDQESIEAADKYGLTMVFTGVRHFRH from the coding sequence ATGACTAAACGCGCCTTAATCAGCGTCTCAGATAAAGCGGGCATTGTTGAATTGGCCCAAGAGCTCAAAAAACTGGGTTGGGAGATTATCTCGACGGGTGGGACCAAGGTTGTCCTTGACAATACTGGGGTGGAGACCATTGCAATCGATGATGTGACGGGCTTCCCAGAGATGATGGATGGTCGTGTTAAGACCCTTCATCCAAATATCCACGGTGGGCTCCTCGCTCGTCGTGATTTGGATAGCCACTTGGAAGCAGCCAAGGAGAACCAAATTGAGCTTATCGACCTTGTAGTGGTCAACCTTTATCCTTTCAAGGAAACGATCCTCAAACCAGACGTGACGTACGCTGATGCGGTTGAGAACATCGATATCGGTGGGCCATCTATGCTTCGTTCAGCAGCGAAGAATCATGCTAGCGTAACAGTTGTTGTAGACCCAGCGGATTATGCTGTGATTCTTGACGAATTGTCAGCAAATGGTGAAACAACTTATGAAACTCGTCAACGTTTGGCAGCCAAGGTTTTCCGTCACACAGCGGCTTATGACGCCTTGATTGCAGAGTATTTCACAGCTCAAGTTGGGGAAAGCAAACCTGAAAAGCTCACTTTGACCTATAATCTCAAACAAGCTATGCGTTACGGTGAGAACCCTCAACAAGACGCGGATTTCTACCAAAAAGCCTTGCCTACTGACTACTCCATTGCTTCAGCGAAACAGCTCAACGGGAAAGAATTGTCATTCAACAATATCCGTGATGCTGACGCTGCCATTCGTATCATCCGTGACTTCAAAGATCGTCCAACCGTTGTGGCTCTCAAACACATGAACCCATGTGGAATCGGTCAGGCTGATGACATCGAGACTGCTTGGGACTACGCTTATGAGTCTGACCCAGTGTCTATCTTTGGTGGTATCGTTGTTCTTAACCGTGAGGTGGATGCTGCGACAGCTGAGAAGATGCATGGTGTATTCCTTGAAATCATCATTGCACCAAGCTATACGGATGAAGCGCTAGCCATTTTGACCAACAAAAAGAAAAACTTGCGTATCCTTGCCTTGCCATTTGATGCTCAAGAGGCTAGTGAAGTGGAAGCAGAATACACAGGTGTAGTTGGTGGACTTCTGGTGCAAAACCAAGACGTGGTCAAAGAAAGCCCAGCTGACTGGCAAGTGGTGACCAAACGCCAGCCAAATGAGACAGAAGCGACAGCTCTTGAGTTCGCTTGGAAGGCTATTAAATACGTCAAATCAAACGGTATCATCGTGACCAACGACCACATGACACTGGGTGTTGGCCCAGGTCAAACCAACCGTGTGGCCTCCGTTCGTATTGCCATTGACCAAGCTAAAGACCGTCTTGACGGTGCTGTGCTTGCTTCGGATGCCTTCTTCCCATTTGCGGATAATGTGGAAGAAATCGCCAAAGCAGGTATTAAGGCTATTATACAGCCAGGTGGATCGGTCCGTGATCAGGAATCCATCGAAGCTGCTGACAAATATGGCTTGACAATGGTCTTCACAGGCGTGAGACATTTTAGACATTAA
- a CDS encoding phosphoribosylamine--glycine ligase (catalyzes the formation of N(1)-(5-phospho-D-ribosyl)glycinamide from 5-phospho-D-ribosylamine and glycine in purine biosynthesis): MKLLVVGSGGREHAIAKKLLESKDVEKVFVAPGNDGMTLDGLELVDISISEHSKLIEFAKDNDIAWSFIGPDDALAAGIVDDFNQAGLRAFGPTRLAAELEWSKDFAKEIMVKYGVPTAAYGTFSDFEEAKAYIEKQGAPIVVKADGLALGKGVVVAETVEQAVEAAHEMLLDNKFGDSGARVVIEEFLEGEEFSLFAFVNGDKFYIMPTAQDHKRAYDEDKGPNTGGMGAYAPVPHLPQSVVDTAVDTIVKPVLEGMIKEGRPYLGVLYAGLILTADGPKVIEFNARFGDPETQIILPRLTSDFAQNITDILDGKEPNITWTDKGVTLGVVVASNGYPLDYEKGVKLPAKTDGDIITYYAGAKFAENEQDLLSNGGRVYMLVTTADTVKEAQSTIYQELAQQQTEGLFYRTDIGSKAIR; the protein is encoded by the coding sequence ATGAAGCTGTTAGTTGTCGGTTCGGGTGGTCGTGAGCATGCGATTGCTAAAAAGTTACTTGAATCAAAAGACGTTGAAAAAGTATTTGTAGCTCCTGGGAATGACGGTATGACTCTGGATGGGTTGGAATTGGTAGATATCTCTATTTCCGAACATTCTAAATTGATTGAGTTTGCAAAAGACAACGATATCGCTTGGTCCTTTATCGGGCCAGATGACGCCCTTGCGGCTGGGATTGTGGATGATTTTAACCAAGCAGGCCTCAGGGCTTTTGGTCCGACAAGATTAGCAGCGGAGCTGGAGTGGTCCAAGGATTTTGCCAAGGAAATCATGGTCAAATACGGCGTTCCGACAGCAGCTTATGGCACATTCTCAGATTTTGAGGAAGCCAAGGCCTATATCGAAAAGCAGGGTGCGCCTATCGTAGTCAAGGCGGATGGCTTGGCGCTCGGGAAAGGTGTCGTTGTTGCTGAGACAGTCGAGCAAGCGGTCGAAGCAGCTCACGAGATGCTTTTGGATAATAAATTTGGTGACTCAGGTGCGCGTGTGGTTATTGAGGAATTCCTTGAAGGAGAGGAATTTTCTCTCTTTGCCTTTGTCAATGGGGACAAATTCTACATCATGCCAACGGCTCAGGACCACAAACGAGCCTACGACGAGGACAAGGGTCCTAACACTGGTGGGATGGGTGCCTATGCGCCAGTTCCTCATTTACCACAGAGTGTAGTTGATACAGCGGTTGACACCATTGTCAAGCCAGTCCTCGAAGGGATGATTAAAGAAGGTCGCCCTTATCTGGGAGTTCTTTACGCAGGGCTTATCTTGACAGCTGATGGACCTAAGGTTATCGAGTTTAATGCTCGCTTTGGAGATCCTGAAACCCAGATTATCCTACCTCGTTTGACATCTGACTTTGCCCAAAATATCACAGATATTCTGGATGGCAAGGAGCCAAACATCACATGGACGGACAAGGGTGTGACACTTGGTGTAGTTGTCGCATCCAATGGGTACCCGCTAGACTATGAAAAAGGTGTCAAGTTGCCAGCTAAAACCGATGGCGACATCATCACCTACTATGCAGGGGCTAAGTTCGCTGAAAATGAGCAAGACCTTCTTTCAAACGGTGGCCGTGTCTATATGCTCGTCACCACAGCAGACACCGTTAAAGAAGCCCAAAGTACCATCTACCAAGAACTCGCCCAACAACAAACAGAAGGCCTCTTTTACCGAACAGATATTGGAAGCAAGGCTATTCGATAA
- a CDS encoding phosphoribosyl carboxyaminoimidazole mutase, with product MTKPIISIIMGSKSDWATMQKTAEVLDRFDVAYEKKVVSAHRTPDFMFRHADEARSRGIKVIIAGAGGAAHLPGMVAAKTTLPVIGVPVKSRALSGVDSLYSIVQMPGGVPVATMAIGEAGATNAALFALRLLSVEDQSIATALADFAEEQGKIAEESTNELI from the coding sequence ATGACCAAACCAATTATTTCCATCATCATGGGCTCAAAATCCGACTGGGCCACCATGCAAAAAACAGCAGAGGTTCTAGACCGCTTCGATGTAGCCTACGAAAAGAAAGTTGTCTCTGCCCACCGTACACCTGATTTCATGTTCAGACATGCCGACGAAGCTCGTAGCCGCGGGATCAAGGTCATCATCGCGGGTGCTGGTGGTGCCGCACATTTGCCAGGAATGGTAGCGGCTAAAACCACCCTTCCAGTCATTGGTGTACCTGTCAAATCACGTGCCCTTAGTGGCGTGGATTCTCTTTATTCGATTGTGCAGATGCCGGGCGGTGTACCTGTGGCAACTATGGCTATTGGGGAAGCGGGTGCGACAAATGCAGCGCTCTTTGCCCTCCGTCTCCTTTCAGTAGAGGATCAGTCTATCGCGACAGCATTGGCAGATTTCGCAGAAGAGCAAGGAAAAATCGCAGAGGAGTCGACGAATGAGCTCATCTAA
- a CDS encoding 5-(carboxyamino)imidazole ribonucleotide synthase — MSSSKTIGIIGGGQLGQMMAISAIYMGHKVIALDPAADCPASRVAEIIVAPYNDVDALRQLAERCDVLTYEFENVDADGLDAVVKDGQLPQGTDLLRISQNRIFEKDFLSNKAQVTVAPYKVVTSSQDLADMDLSKNYVLKTATGGYDGHGQKVIRSEADLEEAYALADSAACVLEEFVNFDLEISVIVSGNGKDVTVFPVQENVHRNNILSKTIVPARISESLADKAKAMVVRIAEQLNLSGTLCVEMFATADDIIVNEIAPRPHNSGHYSIEACDFSQFDTHILGVLGAPLPDIKLHATAVMLNVLGQHVEVAEKYVTENPSAHLHMYGKIEAKHNRKMGHVTLFSDVPDSVDEFGKGID; from the coding sequence ATGAGCTCATCTAAAACAATCGGAATTATCGGTGGCGGCCAGCTAGGTCAAATGATGGCCATTTCTGCTATCTACATGGGCCACAAGGTTATCGCGCTGGATCCTGCGGCGGATTGCCCGGCCTCTCGCGTGGCGGAGATCATCGTGGCTCCTTATAATGACGTGGATGCTCTGCGTCAGTTGGCTGAGCGTTGCGATGTCCTCACCTATGAGTTTGAAAATGTCGATGCCGACGGATTGGATGCGGTTGTCAAGGATGGGCAACTTCCACAAGGGACAGACCTGCTTCGCATTTCGCAAAATCGTATTTTTGAAAAAGATTTTCTCTCAAACAAGGCCCAAGTAACGGTGGCTCCTTACAAGGTTGTGACTTCTAGCCAAGACTTGGCAGATATGGACCTGTCGAAAAACTATGTCCTCAAGACTGCGACAGGTGGCTATGATGGGCATGGACAAAAGGTCATTCGCTCGGAAGCAGACTTGGAAGAAGCCTATGCGTTAGCTGACTCAGCAGCTTGCGTTTTAGAGGAATTTGTCAACTTTGACCTTGAGATTTCTGTCATCGTGTCTGGTAATGGTAAGGACGTGACGGTTTTCCCAGTTCAGGAAAATGTCCACCGTAACAACATTCTATCTAAGACCATTGTTCCAGCTCGAATTTCTGAGAGTTTAGCAGACAAGGCCAAAGCCATGGTAGTGCGAATCGCAGAACAACTGAACTTGTCTGGAACACTTTGTGTGGAAATGTTTGCGACTGCTGATGACATCATTGTCAATGAAATTGCGCCACGTCCACACAATTCTGGTCACTACTCGATTGAAGCCTGTGATTTCTCTCAATTTGATACCCACATTTTAGGCGTTCTGGGAGCACCATTGCCAGACATCAAACTACATGCGACAGCTGTCATGCTCAATGTCCTCGGCCAACACGTCGAGGTTGCTGAAAAATATGTCACAGAAAATCCAAGCGCCCACCTCCACATGTATGGTAAAATAGAGGCGAAGCACAACCGCAAGATGGGGCATGTGACTTTGTTTAGTGATGTGCCAGATAGTGTGGATGAATTTGGGAAAGGGATTGATTGA